Below is a genomic region from Angustibacter sp. Root456.
CGTGGCGGCGGCTGCGGGACGGCGAGGTCGAGTTCGCCTTCGTGTCACCCGAGCAGCTCGCCGACGACGACGTGGTGACGCGCCTCGCCGACTCCGGCCCGTCGCTGCTCGTCGTCGACGAGGCGCACTGCGTCTCGTCGTGGGGGCACGACTTCCGTCCCGACTACCTGCGGCTCTGCGACCTGCGTTCACGGCTGGGCGACCCGCCCGTCGTCGCGCTCACGGCCACTGCGAGCCCGCCGGTGCGCGACGAGATCCGCGCGCGGCTGCGGCTGCGTGACCCCGCGGTCGTCGTCGCCGGGTTCGACCGCCCGAACATCGACCTGAGGGTCGAGCTGTTCAGCGACGCCGACCGGCAGCGCAGCGCGATGCTCGACCACGTGACGTCGGCGCCGGGCCCCGGCATCGTCTACACCTCGACCCGCAAGGACACGCTCGAGCTCGCTGACGGCCTGCACGAGCGGGGCCTTCGCGTGCAGCCGTACCACGCCGGCCGCAAGGCGGTCGACCGGACGGCGGTGCACGAGGCGTTCCTCGACGGCGCCCTGGACGTCGTCGTCGCGACCTCGGCCTTCGGCATGGGCATCGACGCCCCCAACGTGCGGTACGTCGTCCACGCGCACGTGACCGACTCCGTCGACAGCTACTACCAGGAGATCGGCCGGGCCGGCCGGGACGGCGAGCCGGCCGAGGCCGTCCTGTTCTACCGCGCCGAGGACCTCGGGCTGCGCAGGTTCCAGTCCGCTGGTCGACCGGACACGGCGCTGCTGGGCGCCGTGGTCGCCGCCGTGGTGAAGGCGACGCGACCGCTGACGGTGGCCGAGCTGGCCGGGCAGGTCGACGCCACCCGTCGGCGCGTCGTGCGAGCCCTCAATCTGCTGCAGGACAGCGGGATCCTCGAACTGGACGGGCGCGAGGTGCACCTGGTGGAGGACTCTGTCACGGTGCGGGACGCCGTCCGGCGCGCGGCCGAGGAGTCGGACGCCGGACGGCGGCGAGCGGGCTCGCGACTGGAGATGATGCGCGGCTACGCCGAGACGACGGGCTGTCGACGGCGCTACCTGCTGGGCTACTTCGGGGAGCAGCTCGATGCCGACTGCGGCCACTGCGACACCTGCCGCCGCGGCTCAGCGGCGCGCACGCACGGGGCCGAGGTCGCTCGACCGGACGACGACCTCGCCGTCGACGACCGGGTCGAGCACCCCGAGTGGGGTGGCGGCACGGTGATGAGCCTGGACGCCGACCGGCTCACGGTGTTCTTCGACTCAGAGGGTTACAAGACCCTCGACCGCGAGACCGTCGCCACGCAGGGTCTGCTCACCGACGCCGGCTGACCGCCCGACACGACAAGATCCCCGGAACTCTTACGCCTGAGGGGGTGCAGGCGTGCAAGTTCCGGGGAATTTGCCGCAGGGGGACGGTCAGCGGCGGGTGACGCGACCCAGCAGGCCGCGCGAGACCTCGCTGGGCCGCTCCTGCTCGCCGGCGAACGAGCTGACGACGACGAGCGCGCCGGTGAGCGCGGGGACGACCCACTGCAGGATCTTGAGCTGCTGCTGAGCCTTGGCCACCGGCTCAGGCGTCTGGAAGCTCGGGTTGGTGCCGTCACCGACGGGCACGTCGCGCTGGTGCGAGACGCGCCGGCCCAGCACCCGGCTGTAGGCGGTGGCGCCCAGCGCAGCGGCGGTGAGGGCCGTCTTGCCCACCGACATGGTGCCCACGCCCCGCTGCCCGGCGATGCGTCCGCGGTTGCCGACCACCTGGCCCACGGAGCCGATGAGGTGCGCGCCGATCGCGGCGGCGTTCACCGGCGTCCAGGCGTCCCATCCGGCGTTGGCGACGCGGCCGGACGCGGAGTCGTCACCGGCGTGCCCGGCGGCGTCGTTGAGGGCTACGGCGTTCGCCAGCGTGCCGCCGAACCAGGCCGACAGGCCCAGGTCGTGCAGCGAGCGGCTGATGGTGTTGCGAGACAAGGGGATCTCCAGACGTTGGTGGGGAAGGGACGGCGGCCGGCTCGGTGGCCGAGCGCCATCAGCGCGGGTAGTACTCCACGCGCGGGGTGAGTACGGCGGTCTGCAGCACGACGCGCGGGTCGAGCGTCACGGCCGTGCGGACCAGGCCTGCCACCACCGACGGCTCCATCATCCGCTCGGCCGGCAGGTTCCACTGGTCCATCATCGGCGTGTGCATCGCCGCCGGGTTGAGCGCGCAGACCCGCACTGGCATCGACTGCTCGCGCACCTCGGTCTGCAGTACCTCGGTGAGCTTGAGCAGCGCGGCCTTCGAGGAGTTGTACGCACCGGCCCCGGCCCCCACCGTGAGCGCTGAGATCGACACCACCGAGACGATGTCGGCTGGCCGCTCGCGCTCGGACGCGGCCTCGAGCACACCGCGCAGGAAGGCCCGCGAGGTGTACATCGGGCCGTGCACGTTGACGGCGAAGACCTGGTGCCACTGCTCGTCGCTGACCTCGGTGACGTTGGCGCCGCGGTCGGTGCCGGCGTTGTTGACCAGGCAGTCCAGGGCGGCGCCGTGCTGGGTGAAGGCCTCGGTGAAGAAGGAGTCCACCGCGCCCGAGTCGGTGACGTCGAGCTGCACCGCCTCCGCCTTGCCGCCGGCCTGCGCGACCTGGTCGACCGTCGTCCGCGCGCCGTCGGCGTCGACGTCGGCCACCAGGACGTGCGCCCCGGCGGTGGCGAGCTCGATGCTCGTCGCCCGGCCGAGACCGCTGCCGCCGCCGGTGACCACGGCCACCCGTCCCGTCATGTCGTCGTGGGTGCTCACGTGCGTCGCTCCTCCGTCCCGAGCCCGGCGGCCCGGGCTACGTCCTGGGTGTTCTCGAACTGCTCACCGGCAGGGAGCCGGCGCAGCCGGTCGACCACGACGTCCGGCGCCTGGTTGGCCTGAGCGGCCGCCACCAGCTCCTCGCCGGACGCCGGGAAGGCCGAGGGGTCGAGGAAGCGCGCGAGCTGCGAGCGCTCCTCGACGTCGGCCGGCGTCATGCCGGGCGGTGTGCCCTGCTCGCGCCACTCGTTGCCCTCTGTGCCGGGGCCACGCAGCCCCTCGTGGTCGTGCTTGAGCTCGTCATCCTCGCGCGGCCCCACGGGCCCGGACTGCTGTTCTGACACGTCATCGCCTCCTGTTGTCGGCTCCTGAGGTGGTACCCGCTGCGCGACGTGTCATGCGCGGTCGTCGGGAGACGCCGGTCACGGCTGCAGCACGATCTGCACGGTGGGTCGCGTCGGTGGCCCGGTTTGCGTGCTGGGTCGCGGGGTAGCAGGGGGTCAGGGATGCTGCCAGGGTCCCTGTCCGTCGTCTGTCCACCGTCCCGAGCTGAGGCCATCCCATGACCGCTGTCACGCGCTACACCGTCGAGGCGCCTGCCTCCCACGTGTACGACGTCCTCGCCGACGGCTGGAGCTACGCCGCCTGGGTCGTGGGGGCCTCGCGGGTGCGTGACGTCGACGACACGTGGCCCGACGAGGGCGCGCGCATCCACCACTCCATCGGTGCCTGGCCGTTCTTGGTCAACGACAAGACCACGGTGATCGCGAGGTCGCGCAACGAGAGCATCGAGCTCGACGTGGCGGTGTTGTCGCTGGGACGCGGCCGGGTCACCTTGACCATCGAGCCGGCGGGCGACCGCCGCTGCACCGTCGAGATGCGTGAGCACATGTACGAGGGCCTGCTGTCGAAGGTGCCCGACGCCGTCATCGACCCGCTGCTCCACCACCGCAACGTCGAGTCGCTGCGCCGCCTGGCTGCCATCGCCGAGGGCCGCGGCGCCGCGACGGGCACCGAGCGAGAGGACGACTCGTGAGTAGCTACCGCCCGGGCGACCCCGACAGCCCCCGCAAGCCCTCCGATCCCACCGACCTGCACAAGTCCTCGTGGAAGTTCGCGGCCAAGAACGCCTTCCGCGAGTTCATGGACGACGACTGCACCGACCTCGCGGCCGCCCTCACCTACTACGCGGTGCTGTCGATCTTCCCGGCGGCCACTGCGGTGCTGTCCCTGATCGGCGTGTTCGGGAAGGGGCCGCAGACGGTCGACACGCTCCTGGGCGTCGCGTCCGATGTCGGAGCGGGCTCGATCACCGAGGCCGTGCGCGGACCGCTCACCCAGCTCAGCACCTCGACGACCGCCGGCCCGGCGCTGGTCGTGAGCGTGCTCGTCGCCCTCTGGTCGGCGTCGACGTACGTCGGCGCGTTCGGCCGCGCGATGAACCGCATCTACGAGATCGACGAGGGTCGGCCGTTCTGGAAGCTGCGTCCGCTGCAGATGCTGATCACGCTGGTCGCCGTGCTGCTCGTGGTGCTCATCGCGCTCGGCCTGGTCGTGACCGGTCCGCTCGCGGCGGCCCTCGGCCGTCTGCTGGGCCTCAGCTCGGTAGCCGTCACCGTCTGGAACGTCGCCAAGTGGCCCGTGATCGTCGCGCTGGCGGTCGTGATCATCGCGATCCTCTACTACGCCACGCCGAACGTGAAGCAGCCGAAGTTCCGCTGGATGAGCCTCGGCGCCTTCGTCGCCCTGGTCGTGTGGGCCGTCGCGTCGGTCGGCTTCGGCATCTACGTCTCCAACTTCAGCAACTACGGCAAGTTCTACGGGGCGCTAGCGGGAGTGATCATCTTCTTGCTGTGGCTGTGGATCACGAACCTGTCGCTGCTGTTGGGAGCCGAGGTGAACTCGGAGATCGAGCGCAGCCGGCAACTGCAGGCCGGGATGGCTGCGGCGGAGGAGCTGCAGCTCCCTGTGCGCGACGACCGGGGCATCGAGAAGAAGCGCGAGCGCGAGCGCGAGCAGGTGGCCCAGGCCCGCGCCCTGCGCGAGCAGGCCGTCGACGTCCGCGAGCGCTGACGCCCCTCGGTCGATCAGCGGACGGGCGGGCCGACCTGGCGGTCGGGGAAGAGCCGCCGCCGCGCCGCCCGGCGGACGGGAGCGGTGAGCCGCCCGTGCAGCCCGGCGTCGTGCAGTGCCGCGACGGCGGCGTTGTGGCCGCACGAGCCGTGGACGCCGCCCCCGGGGTGGGCCGACGCGCCGGCGAGGTAGAGGCCCTCGATGGGCAGGCGGGCCCCCCACGTCCCGGGCAGCGGGCGCAGGACGAGCTGCTGGTGCAGCTGCGCCGTCCCGCCGTTGAGGGCTCCGCGCACGAGGCTCGCGTCGGCGTCCTGCAGATCGTGCGGCGTCTGCACGAAGTGGTCGTACGCGCCGTCGAGCGCGCCGGGGGCGTATCGCTCGATGACGTCGCTCACCCGGTGCACGTGCTCGCGCGCGACCCGCTCGAGCGTGGCGGCGTCGGCGTGCACGAGGGCTCGCGGCAGGTGCGTGTAGGCCCACAGCACCTCGTGCCCTGCCGGTGCGCGGGTGGGGTCGGCGGTGGCCATCTGGCCGGTGAGCAGGAAGGGGTCGTCGGGAGTGCGACCGGAGTCGAGGTCGGCGGCCCACCGCACGGACGGGCCGACCGTGCGCCCGACGTGCACGGTGCCGGCCCGCCGGGCAGCGCTGGCCCGCCACGGGACGGCGTGGGGCAGCACCCAGTTGACCTTGAGCGTGGGCAGGTCGCGCTCGAAGCGGCGCAGGTCGTCGACTGCGGAGCGCGGCAGGTGCGAGTGCCCGACGAGGTGGCCGAGCAGCAGCTCGACGTCGAGCGCGGCCAGCACCCCGCGGCGGGCGCGGATCTCGCGCCCGTCAGCGGTGCGGACGCCGGTCGCGCGCCCTGCGCTGACCTCGACCGACTCGACGGGCACGTGCTCCTCCACGCGGGCACCGGCTGCGCGTGCTCGCCGCGCCAGCGCCTGCGCGAGCTCGCCCGCGCCCCCCTCGGGCACCGGGAAGCCGACGTCCTGGGCCAGCATGCACAGCAGCCAGCCGAACGCGCCGCTGCCGGCGGCATTCGGTGGGATGTCGGCGTGCTGGCTGTTGCCGACGATGAGCTGGCGCGCCGCCTCGCCGCCGAAGAGCTCCTCACCCATGCGGGTGGCCGGCAGCGCCAGCAGGCGCGCCATGCGTGGCGCGCCCGCGACGCCCATGGCGCGTGCAAGACGCGCGGCCGCGCCCACCGGGGGCCACGGGCCGAGCAGCGCGTCGAGCATCGGCCCGCGCAGGCGGCGCCACTCGGCGACCAGCTCCAACCAGCGGTCGCCGTCGCCGGGGTACCACGCGTCGAGCCCGGCGGCCGTGCGCTGCGGGTCGTGCTCGATGACGGCGCCGCGCTCGTCGTCGGGTGACATCGGCTGCGCGACGACGGCGTCCGCCCGTCGCCATCTCAGACCGTGCGCCTCGAGTTCAAGCCGTTGCAGCACAGGCGATCCGGCCGACAGGGGATAGAAGGCACTGAAGAGGTCGACGACGGCGTCGCCGCGCTGCTGCGAGCGCACCGCGCCACCCACCTCGTGCGCCTCGAGCAGCACGACGTCCCACCCGCGGTCAGCCAGCGTCGCGGCGGCGACGAGCCCGTTGACACCGCCGCCCACGACGACGGCGTCGACCAGCTCAGGTGCAGGCACGCGTCACCGCACTCCGCTGCCGGCGAGCGGCTGCTCGCCGAGCGCGGCGAGCCGGAGTCGCTGCAGCAGCTGGGAGAGCAGGCGCGAGACCTGCATCTGCGTGACGCCGATCCGGTCGGCGATCTGCTGCTGCGTCGCGCCGCCGTAGAACCGCAGGGCGAGGATCAGCTGCTCGCGCTCGGTGAGCTGGTTGATGAGCGGCCGCACGGCCGTCGCGTCGAGGAGGTCGTCGATCTGCGACGCCTCGCCCTGGGCGTGCGCGAGGTGCACGTCGGCTGCCGAGTCGGCACCGGCCCAGTCCGAGGCCTCGGTGCCCGGCGGGGGCGCGTCGAGCGAGATCGCGTTGTACCCCTCCGAGGCCATGCGCGCCTCGTCGACCTCGTCGCTGTCGACGGCCAGGTACTCGGCCATCTCGCCCGTGGTGGGGCGGCGGGCGAGGCGCTGGCTCAGCACGTCCTCGGCGTCGCGCAGCCGGCCGCGCAGCTCCTGCAGCCGGCGCGGCGGGCGCACGTCCCAGCCGCGGTCGCGGAAGTGGCGGCGCAGCTCGCCGGTCATCGTGGGTACCGCGTACGCGGCGAAGTTGAAACCCGCCTCGGGCCGGTACTTCTGGGCGGCCTTCACCAGGCCGAGGCACGCGACCTGCACCAGGTCGTCGTACTGTTCGCCGCGCTCGCGGTAGCGCCCCGCGACGCCTCGGGCCAGGCGCAGGTTCTCGCGGACGAGGCGGTCGACGTCGGCCGGCGAGTTGATCACGTCGTCGGCGCTCGCGCTGGGGAAGTCCATCGGTCCTCCGTGGGTCGAAGGCGTGATGGCAGCTGCTGAACCATCCGGGGTTGTCAGTGCAACACGGGCCGCCACGCCCGGCCACTGGAGCGGCTCCTTCAACGAGTGGCGTGACGTTGCGTGGTCAGTGGTGACCGGAGTGCGACCGGGCCGGGCGGCAGCCCATCGAGAAGCGCTACTTGGCGTGTAACAAGCGCTTCCGCGGGTATGCGAGTGACAGACCACGTCCTCGACCCGACTCAGGAGGCGCGCAGTGCGAGTACTCGGTGTGAACACGGTCTTCCACGACCCGGCCTCTGCGCTGGTGGTCGACGGCCGGATCGTGGCGGCTGCCGAGGAGGAGCGCTTCAACCGGTGCAAGCACGGGAAGCCGAACGTGCCCTTCTCGGCGTGGGAGATGCCGGTGCTGTCGGCGGCGTGGTGCCTGCGCGAGGCCGGCCTGCACCCGGAGGACCTCGACGTCGTCGCCTGCTCGTTCGACCCCGCGCTGACCGCGTCGCCCGACGAGCTCTCGCTCGATGACCCCTGGGACCACCTGCGCGTCGAGTTCGCCCGCCGCACCCCGACCCTGCTCGCCGACGCTCTGCCCGGGCTGGACCCCGCGAAGGTGCGTTTCGTGCCGCACCACACCGCCCACTCGGCGAGCGCGGCCCTGGCGGGGCCGTACCGCACGTGCGCTTCGCTGGTGCTCGACGGCCGCGGTGAGCGAGCCTCGCACCAGTCCGGCCACTACGTCGACGGCGCCCTCGAGGTGCTCGCGGCGCAGTCGCTGCCGAGCTCGCTCGGGTTCCTCTACGAGGACCTCACCGAGCACCTCGGCTTCCACCGCTCGAGCGACGAGTACAAGGTCATGGCCCTCGCGAGCTACGGAGAGCCGCGCCACCTCTCCGACTTCACCGACCTGGTGCGGGTCACGGACGACGGCGGCTTCGTCACCGAGAAGGTCGACTGGGAGGCCTACGCCCCCCGCGGCGACGGGCAGCTCACGAGCGTGCACGCCGACCTGGCCGCGACGGTGCAGAAGCGGCTCGAGCAGGTGCTGCTGCAGCTCGCCACGTGGCTGCACGACGCGACCGGCGAGCGGTACCTCACGATGGCCGGTGGCACGGCGCTGAACTGCGTCGCCAACTCGGTGCTGCTGCGCGAGGGGCCGTTCGACGACATCTGGGTGCAGCCGGCGGCTGGTGACGCCGGCACGGCGCTGGGTGCCGCGCTGCACACCGCCCGCGAGCACGACGCTCTCGGCGATCCCATGGGCTCGGCCGCTCTGGGCCGCGGGTTCAGCGACGACGAGCTCGAGCAGGTGCTGCGGACGGCGCGCGTGCCGTACGAGCGGCCCGACGACCTGGCCGCGTCCGTGGCGGACGACCTCGCCGAGAACCGGGTCATCGCGTGGTTCCAGGGGCGCAGCGAGTACGGCCCACGGGCGCTGGGTCACCGCTCGTTGCTGGCGCACCCCGGGCTCAAGGAGAACCTCGAGCTGCTCAACGACATCAAGGGCCGCGAGCAGTTCCGCCCGGTAGCGCCGCTCGTGCTGCTGGAGCGCGCCCACGACGTGTTCGACGGCAAGGTGCCCAGCCCCTACATGCTCTTCGTGCACGAGGTGCACGACGACTGGGCCGACCGCATCCCGGCTGTCGTGCACGTCGACGGGACGGCGCGGGCGCAGACCGTCGACCGGCGCGACGAGCCGCTCCTCGCCTCGCTGCTCGACGCCTTCGAGGCCCGCACCGGCCTCCCGGTGCTGGTGAACACCAGCCTCAACACCGCCGGCCGCCCGATGGTCGACAGCCCGCAGGACGCCCTCGAGCTGTTCGGCTCGGCGCCGGTCGACGTCCTGGTGCTCGGCCCCTTCGTGGTGCGTCGCGCTGACCTGTACTCCCAGGCGGCGCAGTGAGCGGCTGGTCCGTCGTCATCCCCAGCCTTGGCCGCCCGAGCCTGGCCGCGCTGCTGGAAACCCTTGCCGCGCAACCGCACCAGCCGGACGCCGTGCTGGTCGTTGACGACCGTCCTCAGCCCG
It encodes:
- a CDS encoding RecQ family ATP-dependent DNA helicase, producing MSDVTSFSSARSRAQKIASETFGWTDLRPGQLEAMTAAVAGRDALVVMPTGHGKSAVYQVAGLARAGTTVVVSPLISLQEDQVGALERVGSHGVEAVAINSGRRAADVRESWRRLRDGEVEFAFVSPEQLADDDVVTRLADSGPSLLVVDEAHCVSSWGHDFRPDYLRLCDLRSRLGDPPVVALTATASPPVRDEIRARLRLRDPAVVVAGFDRPNIDLRVELFSDADRQRSAMLDHVTSAPGPGIVYTSTRKDTLELADGLHERGLRVQPYHAGRKAVDRTAVHEAFLDGALDVVVATSAFGMGIDAPNVRYVVHAHVTDSVDSYYQEIGRAGRDGEPAEAVLFYRAEDLGLRRFQSAGRPDTALLGAVVAAVVKATRPLTVAELAGQVDATRRRVVRALNLLQDSGILELDGREVHLVEDSVTVRDAVRRAAEESDAGRRRAGSRLEMMRGYAETTGCRRRYLLGYFGEQLDADCGHCDTCRRGSAARTHGAEVARPDDDLAVDDRVEHPEWGGGTVMSLDADRLTVFFDSEGYKTLDRETVATQGLLTDAG
- a CDS encoding SDR family NAD(P)-dependent oxidoreductase; the encoded protein is MSTHDDMTGRVAVVTGGGSGLGRATSIELATAGAHVLVADVDADGARTTVDQVAQAGGKAEAVQLDVTDSGAVDSFFTEAFTQHGAALDCLVNNAGTDRGANVTEVSDEQWHQVFAVNVHGPMYTSRAFLRGVLEAASERERPADIVSVVSISALTVGAGAGAYNSSKAALLKLTEVLQTEVREQSMPVRVCALNPAAMHTPMMDQWNLPAERMMEPSVVAGLVRTAVTLDPRVVLQTAVLTPRVEYYPR
- a CDS encoding DUF2795 domain-containing protein, with the protein product MSEQQSGPVGPREDDELKHDHEGLRGPGTEGNEWREQGTPPGMTPADVEERSQLARFLDPSAFPASGEELVAAAQANQAPDVVVDRLRRLPAGEQFENTQDVARAAGLGTEERRT
- a CDS encoding SRPBCC family protein, producing MTAVTRYTVEAPASHVYDVLADGWSYAAWVVGASRVRDVDDTWPDEGARIHHSIGAWPFLVNDKTTVIARSRNESIELDVAVLSLGRGRVTLTIEPAGDRRCTVEMREHMYEGLLSKVPDAVIDPLLHHRNVESLRRLAAIAEGRGAATGTEREDDS
- a CDS encoding YihY/virulence factor BrkB family protein, whose amino-acid sequence is MSSYRPGDPDSPRKPSDPTDLHKSSWKFAAKNAFREFMDDDCTDLAAALTYYAVLSIFPAATAVLSLIGVFGKGPQTVDTLLGVASDVGAGSITEAVRGPLTQLSTSTTAGPALVVSVLVALWSASTYVGAFGRAMNRIYEIDEGRPFWKLRPLQMLITLVAVLLVVLIALGLVVTGPLAAALGRLLGLSSVAVTVWNVAKWPVIVALAVVIIAILYYATPNVKQPKFRWMSLGAFVALVVWAVASVGFGIYVSNFSNYGKFYGALAGVIIFLLWLWITNLSLLLGAEVNSEIERSRQLQAGMAAAEELQLPVRDDRGIEKKREREREQVAQARALREQAVDVRER
- a CDS encoding NAD(P)/FAD-dependent oxidoreductase: MPAPELVDAVVVGGGVNGLVAAATLADRGWDVVLLEAHEVGGAVRSQQRGDAVVDLFSAFYPLSAGSPVLQRLELEAHGLRWRRADAVVAQPMSPDDERGAVIEHDPQRTAAGLDAWYPGDGDRWLELVAEWRRLRGPMLDALLGPWPPVGAAARLARAMGVAGAPRMARLLALPATRMGEELFGGEAARQLIVGNSQHADIPPNAAGSGAFGWLLCMLAQDVGFPVPEGGAGELAQALARRARAAGARVEEHVPVESVEVSAGRATGVRTADGREIRARRGVLAALDVELLLGHLVGHSHLPRSAVDDLRRFERDLPTLKVNWVLPHAVPWRASAARRAGTVHVGRTVGPSVRWAADLDSGRTPDDPFLLTGQMATADPTRAPAGHEVLWAYTHLPRALVHADAATLERVAREHVHRVSDVIERYAPGALDGAYDHFVQTPHDLQDADASLVRGALNGGTAQLHQQLVLRPLPGTWGARLPIEGLYLAGASAHPGGGVHGSCGHNAAVAALHDAGLHGRLTAPVRRAARRRLFPDRQVGPPVR
- a CDS encoding sigma-70 family RNA polymerase sigma factor, whose protein sequence is MDFPSASADDVINSPADVDRLVRENLRLARGVAGRYRERGEQYDDLVQVACLGLVKAAQKYRPEAGFNFAAYAVPTMTGELRRHFRDRGWDVRPPRRLQELRGRLRDAEDVLSQRLARRPTTGEMAEYLAVDSDEVDEARMASEGYNAISLDAPPPGTEASDWAGADSAADVHLAHAQGEASQIDDLLDATAVRPLINQLTEREQLILALRFYGGATQQQIADRIGVTQMQVSRLLSQLLQRLRLAALGEQPLAGSGVR
- a CDS encoding carbamoyltransferase C-terminal domain-containing protein — translated: MRVLGVNTVFHDPASALVVDGRIVAAAEEERFNRCKHGKPNVPFSAWEMPVLSAAWCLREAGLHPEDLDVVACSFDPALTASPDELSLDDPWDHLRVEFARRTPTLLADALPGLDPAKVRFVPHHTAHSASAALAGPYRTCASLVLDGRGERASHQSGHYVDGALEVLAAQSLPSSLGFLYEDLTEHLGFHRSSDEYKVMALASYGEPRHLSDFTDLVRVTDDGGFVTEKVDWEAYAPRGDGQLTSVHADLAATVQKRLEQVLLQLATWLHDATGERYLTMAGGTALNCVANSVLLREGPFDDIWVQPAAGDAGTALGAALHTAREHDALGDPMGSAALGRGFSDDELEQVLRTARVPYERPDDLAASVADDLAENRVIAWFQGRSEYGPRALGHRSLLAHPGLKENLELLNDIKGREQFRPVAPLVLLERAHDVFDGKVPSPYMLFVHEVHDDWADRIPAVVHVDGTARAQTVDRRDEPLLASLLDAFEARTGLPVLVNTSLNTAGRPMVDSPQDALELFGSAPVDVLVLGPFVVRRADLYSQAAQ